The following nucleotide sequence is from Zea mays cultivar B73 chromosome 1, Zm-B73-REFERENCE-NAM-5.0, whole genome shotgun sequence.
TAGTAAGTGTGAGAACCGGCAGCTGAACTCGCCGGAATTCCCAACACGTGGGCGGCCCGGCGGCCGCCAAGACTCCACGCCGCCTTTTGGATTTGAACATTTGTACGGAGAGGAACAGCGCAAGCGAAGGGACGACGCTCGTCAGGTCCATCGCCGGCAATGGAGTTTAGGAagataagaagaaaaagaagagagTGGTCTGAACTCTGAACTTCGCCGGCCGCTAGCTAGAGCGAGTGTGGCTTGTGCATGCCCAGATCAATCTCGCCGGTGTCGCTTGAGATGAATCCATGCCAGCTCCAGCAGGCAGCATACAGCGAGCAGGTGAAATAAAGCTCTGCTTTTTGCCCATGCTGTCGCATGTTCCCTGCTGCCAAGCTTTCAAATTGCAACTAGGTACCCTGGATTCAGGTAGGCGCATTTTCCATTCTGTTCTCCATTTAAGATACTCCTCTGAGGCTACTAGTAGTTTTCACGTACTCTCCAGTCAGGAAAAAAAAGTTCCAGCGGCTGAGATACATGGTGTGGTCGTCGAACCAGCGGGACCTGTCTTGAGATTGAGAGAATGTTCTTCCATTATGTATGTCCCACTGCAACAGCAAACAAATATCGAAACAAGAGTAGCGCGCAATGCGCATCATCGATCCGTGTTAAGCTTGAGCAGTGGAGTAATCTTTTACATACCGAATGATGCATGCTGATGGGAACATAAAAGTTGGTGGTGACTGATCGTAGTTTAACATATCAATACTATTGCTTCGACGCAGAGATGTACTTACACTGCATAAGCTCTTAACACATACAGTTGCACATCTTTATTGCTAGCTAACGCAAGGCTACTTTACCCTACGTTAAGGCACACAAGTCACTTCAGGCTAATTAAGGACGCACGACGATCTTGGTGTTCTTCGTCATGTCGGTGGTGGCGAGGCCGCCGCCCTTTCCGGCGAGCGGGAAGTAGAAGGGGTAGATCTCGTAGCGCACCCTGCAGCTGCTGTAGTTGATCTGGCAGCCCTGCTGCGCGCCGCAGTAGTCGCCGAACCTGGACAGCGCCGTGGACAGGCACTGCGCGCAGGTCAGCGGCGCGAGGTCCCGCGTGCACTGCGCCAGCCCGTAGATGGACACGAACGGCGTGTACTGCTCCTTGTCCCGCCcgagccccgcgctgcccgccgccGACGCCTGCGCCGTCGCCTTGCCCATCACCTTCCCCACCGCCTTCTCGAACGCCTTCGGGTTGTCCATGGCCTGCACGTTCACCAGGATCACGCCCGCGTCCGTGTCCGCCTGCCCGAAGAAGTTGGCGTTCTCGTACCGCATGAAGCAGTAGTCGTACCTGCATGCATATGTATGTATGCAAGCTCGATGCTTAGCATTAGCAGTTGCATACTTGCATGCATGTGTCTACATAATTGCATACGTATCTATACAGCCATGCAGTGTTGAGCATACCATATCCTCGCGTCGGAACTGTAGCTGCAGGTGCTGGGGAGCTGCTTGGCGGCGTCGGCAAGGCAGGACGCGCAGTCGCTGGCGGAGACGTCGCCGCGGCATTGCGCGAGGCCGTAGATGATGCTGTTGTTGCCCTTGCCGGCGGTGGACGTGGCGTAGCCCCCGGTGGAGGAGGCCGAGGCGACGAGGTCGGCGAGGACGGAGTTGATGTTGGCCACGGCCTTGCTGCTGCCAGCGTAGCTGCTTCCTGAGCAGTAGCTGCCGATGGAGTCCGCGGCCATGCCCAGCGGGAGCAGCAGAGCCAAGGAAACAACAAGCAGCATGCAGCAGCGCATCCTGCTGGACTCCATGGCAGTGTAGGGTATGATTGAATCAAGCTCTCGAGTTCTTTGCAAGTGCGTGCTCTCCATTGAGAAGAATGGCTGGAGCTTATATAGTGCCGGGATCGGAGAGCGCGGATAGGAGATCGAGCAGAGGTGCTTGCTGGTTTGCTGCCGAACGTTCTTTATTTGACTGTTTTCTTGGTTGCATGCAAATTTTGACGTGGACATTAGCATGAGTGCATGACCGTGAGCACATGCTCCCTCTTCTATGACTTTTTAATTATCGTTCTCGCTTTATAAAAAATGTAATATAATTAGCTTTTCCAAATATATTAAAAATACTAATATTTGTATTATATAATTAGTATCATTAAATAGATTATTAAACCTATTTAAAAGTTATGAATATTGCGAATGTTTTTTATAAAGATAGTTAGATTTAAAAAAATTGACCAGCACATTTTATAGACATATAATTGCTGGCCGCTGAGTCAGCTGCTGGTCCACGGGTGGGCACGGGCAGAAGGGCACTTGGCAACTTGCAGACATTGGGCTATAGCTggattggcggctccatccgcgcCATGCATGTTACTAGTATGGCCCATTGACTTTGACTTGGGGCTTTGCATGGTTTAGACTTTAGACAACACTTGTGAAGAAGTTGTGTGATTGTGACTTTGTCCTTGGGAGTAGCAGTTTAGCACATCACAGCTCATAGACGAGAGCTCCCTGGATTTCGATTTCCTGGGGTTCAGAAAaaaagagagatagagagagagagagagagagagagagagagagagagagagagagagagagagagatcagcTTTGTTTTGTTATAATTTGCATGCAAGTTAAAATAAAGGTTGTGTTTGTGTCGGAGACATTCGTAGTCAGCTAGCTAGATGTTGTACTACTGTAATGCACGATAAAAACAGGTTGTAAGTTGCTCGAGTGAACCAATATATCCATGTCCATGTAGTGATGTGGATGGTAGCTGCCTAGTAGTGACTAATTACCTAAACCAATCGCACGTTTAACTGTCAGAGCATGTAAATCTGGCGGCCGGAGTGAaggccgaaaaggaagaagaggaCCAGACGCATCCATCTTGCATGCATGGTCCACCAATCCCCCTAGGCCATAGGTGGAGTACACTGGTCTTAAGTTGTGTGGAGTTCCACTCGTCCACCCAGAAGCAGACACGACGCGGAGTAAGAGGAGTTCATCCACAGAGCTGACCACGTCAGCAAATTTTAAGATAGAAGCATATATAGAACTAGTGCTGGGAATTGGGCCGGGCCGGGTCAGTCTGGCCTAAGCCTATCGTGCTTCGTGCTAAACGGGTTCGTGCCAGGAAAGCCCTAAATCACGTTATGCCTTCGTTGGGCCGTGCCGGCCTAAGCCTGGCCCcgtatatttgaccacataaaatcaaaatattacaaccatataaagttcatggcttactaaattaaacatattaaacaattctagcatcatttaaccacataaactctaaatataacaccaatataaagtcgatatcttactaaattaaagaaattaaacagATTGGACTTAATTGGGCCGTGTCGGGGGCCCGACGGGCCGGAATTTGAGGCCTGACCCAGGCCCGCCTTCGGGTCGTGCTCGTGCTAGCCCGAAAAGCCCGGCCAATATTCCCAGCACTATATAGAACCCCCAAATCCAACGCGgaatgtggggggggggggggggctaagAGGAAACTCGTTCTTTTTCTCACTTATACCGTACTATAGAGTCACCTCACCAAAATTCTACCCCTACTTTTCATCTTTCTGCAGCGGTTCCTCCTAAATATTCCCCATATGCCCCCATTATCTTTATAAAATATCATTTCCCATACTTTTtatcatacataccatttttacgCAACTAATAAATACTGTCGAGCACTAGAATCGAGACATGGGAGCTCCACAGTGCTCCCCTAGACCTGGTGACGTATTGTGTCGTCCCCTTGTCCTGTAGCTTCCATAGCATCAACCGATATAAGGAAAATATAACTGGTCCATTGTAGGTAGTCTTGTGACATATGGGTGCACATCGATACACACGAGTGGAGCTACATGATATAACGGGTATACCCCACCAAATAAGGAAAATAGCCACCATCAAGTTTGGATTTTGGCGTTTGATAAATAACATGCTCATTTAGATTGATACTATTTACTAGTATACAATGTATAGTTTAAATGGATGCAAGCTAGATCTGAACTTAGGCAAAAGAATAGTACTAATGATCAACACCTCAGGTAAAACATTAGAAGCCACATTGAAATCGTGTGAAACATGCTAAAAGTTCAAGTCACCAAGAAGTAGAAGCTCCAACGTAAAGAcataaataaaattaaatccaccaAAGAAGAGACAAGAAGATTGATGAATTAGAATTGCCTCATAAGTTTAGATATGTCCGGATTCACATGATTTTAGACGTACAAATTTTCATTAGCTTTCTAAAATGTCAAAAATCAAGTTCGGAGCTCTA
It contains:
- the LOC107305682 gene encoding Cysteine-rich repeat secretory protein 55 precursor encodes the protein MESSRMRCCMLLVVSLALLLPLGMAADSIGSYCSGSSYAGSSKAVANINSVLADLVASASSTGGYATSTAGKGNNSIIYGLAQCRGDVSASDCASCLADAAKQLPSTCSYSSDARIWYDYCFMRYENANFFGQADTDAGVILVNVQAMDNPKAFEKAVGKVMGKATAQASAAGSAGLGRDKEQYTPFVSIYGLAQCTRDLAPLTCAQCLSTALSRFGDYCGAQQGCQINYSSCRVRYEIYPFYFPLAGKGGGLATTDMTKNTKIVVRP